In the Ctenopharyngodon idella isolate HZGC_01 chromosome 21, HZGC01, whole genome shotgun sequence genome, ATTTGGCGATTCTTTCCATATCCATAGAGAGACTGAATTGTGCAACGTGTGTATTTCCCTTACTTGGATTAAATTACAAGCAGTCATTGCTTAAATCACAATGCTTACCTTACCACGAAGCACATGCACAACAAATAATTTAAGTAAATGATAACAACCTGAAAGCAAAAGTGACGGTTCGATGCTTGCTGCCTTGAGACAAGAGTTACTTTCAGCAAAACTTTCTGGCGTTGTTTTTCGGGGACTAGCTGTAGCTGGCTTTTAAAGCGTACAGCAGCCAGAACTAAATAGCAATGTGACGCAAAGTTAATATGATACCGCATGAATGAACGTCATACTCACAGAAATGCTCTTTTCTGCTACAAAAGTGAAAGTACGCTGCAGACTAGGCTACCCATTTACTGCTACCCGAAATCAAACTTGTAGTGATGTCCGGTTCGCAAACGAATCGTTCTTTTTAACCAGTTCTTTTCAGTGAACCGGTCGAACCAGTTTACCAAACCGGTCTGAATCGTTCCAATCAGTTCGCATCTCAAGTAAGCAAACACTAATCCACAAATTACTAAAGTTACTCACTTTTTGACGTGCCTGACACTACCTCTCGAAATAAACCAATATCTCGGAGTTATTCAGTTACTCCAACAGTAGGCTACACTGACTTAACCTGCTGTAAAGAGAGAAATGATGATGAGCACGAGCAGCAGAGCAGCTGATATGAGTGAGCATGTGCGGCGTACACGAACGAGAGTACACGAACGAACGTACACGGCCTGTCAACGTTCTCGTTCTCGAGTCAAGAATCGGTTGCAACGGTTTTCGGATCACCAATACACAACCGAGAACCGCTTCTTTCGGACATGTCCGATTTGAGAACCGATGAGATGATGATACTGCGCATGCGTGTAATTTTTCAAGAGAACGAAAAGTACATTAGTCAAGTTTTGTTGAATATCGAAAAGtgtgataatataaaacatactggAAATATTTATGActttcaaaatacaaaaagtttATTGTGCTTTTCCAAATACACCATAACGGattaataacataatattttgaacataatattttgtaGACAGATCAATTATAATGTTCAGAAATAGttctacaaaattatttttctatattaatgttatttaaaaagcaatatagtaaaagttgtgcagttgtgctttcaagttattttttttaaagattggaaacaattaattgtttgtaaaactatcaaactaaacatttatttgtttcataaataatccatttacagcttatttaatttctaaacaaggtggtgatataaagataaaaaaatgacataatcAAACTACAGCGAGCAAACAAGCGACtccttttgaatcgctctcgcggttcTCGAATCTCAATCTCGTTCTCGAGTAGAATCGGTTGCAACGGTTTTCGGATCACCAGTACACAACCGAGAACCGCTTCTTTCGGACGTGTCCGATTTGAGAACCGATGAGCTGATGATACTGCGCATGCGTGATTCAGCGTGTGATCTGAAGCTACAGAACAGTAATGACTGTCATAGCACCGCGGTTAATGAGGACAACTGATGCTATGAGAGGACTCGAATGAGGGGCCAATCTGGCGAAACGTCAGtttatgtaattacaaataaatcgtAATGTAAGGGGATCATGGTTTCTGCGCTGATGGAAGACTAATTTATTCACTTTATAACTGTAAAACTTCGTTTGCACATCACTACCTGTAGCTATATGGATGCTTTAGATGCAAAATTAAATGGTAAGAAACGTTTCAGATTATAATGATGTTTTAGTTGACTGATGTTATGATtactgactttatatatttgaatgtgttaagtGTTTTTTCATCCCGGCCCGCGATAGGCGACGTCATCGCGGATGACGTCATTACGTCGGAGCGTAAAAGAACCGGTGAACAGTTTtttctttgcgaagggtcaattgatgTGTTCTGATAGGTTCAGTACTTTTGCCTATGCACAGTGACAAATATGTTGCTTCTTCATTGCTTGGGAAGCTTAACTGAAATCTCATTTAAGTTTTATCTACaaattgacttgacttgacttctgTTACTTGATGGAATTTGGGATCCTTGCtactgtcgcctttggcttgcttagttggggtttaaagacacttaatattaagtaatattatcgatttgatgaagtttgcatcattgattgttattttcctgtttatcactttgaagctgatttgaaacataataaaggtgacttgacttgactattgaCATTATAGTAAAAGAACAgaactatgaaataaatgtaacagCTTTGGTCTTAGAGTAATTTAATGGAAAAcgtagattttttaaaaatattttagttcgaTTACAGACTTCATACCTCAGAGATGTAAGTTTACTGTGGACTTTTTTCTCAGGATAAAAATCTGCAAAGCAAGCAGAAGTCTCTATATGCTCTCCATTTCATATAGCTACTTCATCAAATTAGGAAAATCACAattgaaaatcaagttttttttatgaatgctGCATATGGTTTTAGAGAACTCTTAATGTCAGATTCTGCAGTATGTTGGTTTCtgagagaaaatgagaaaatgaaatatgGTTTCTGAGAGCAAATGTGAAGAAAAATTGAAGAAAAATACCATATCGCCCTTAAATCCAAAATTAGCAAAATACTAGCAAAATTATAATGAGGATGGTCAGAGATTGTGACTTGACTGTCATCACTAGGACTGTGGTATGTCCTGTGGCTCTCACATCTGGGACTAGTCGGAGAAATTATGGCTCAAGGGGGACAATTATCAAACCCATAATAGTTAATGACCTCTGGTTCTCTTTATTCTCCTCTCAGGGCAGCTTAATACCTGGTAAACAGTGTCTAATGCTGTGAGACAAACAACctataatgtttgtaaaattATCCCTCTTCACAAAGTATGTATTACGTAACTGTGCGTGTCAGCTAATGGAAAAttaggtcacactttagattagggttcaattctcactattaactaactattaactacaaattttgcctcaataaactcataattactgcttattaatagttagtaaggtagttgttggtATTGGGCAggaattgggtaggattaagggatgtggAAGATGGTCATgcaaaataaggcattaatatatgctttatatgTACTAATAAGCAGCCAATGCTAATTAGCAAATAGTTAatagcaaagtccctttaagaagtctttgttaatagtgagaattggaccctaaaaaAAGTGTTACCGAGAATTATTTGAATAACCTTATAGTTGTAGATCAAAGACTTTCAGCTTGAATTAGGAGTGTTtagaatgtaattttaaaatcattccATGTGATTACATTAGATATTTAATAACTAATGTAAGCCTACTTCCACTGCAGTGCTATATCTGCGGGTCAGAAGTGCCCAGCTCTGCTGAGCCTTCCTTTTCTCTCCGGACCTGCACACTGAGGTGTCAGGTTTGTGGAGACATCCATACGCTGCTTGTGTGGTTCATTCGACTTCAAGTTATCCAAATGTGGAGGGGCTATGTGAGAAGAGTTACTGGAGTATGCCTTGGGTAGAAGGGAATTTAACAAACTATCTCTCCCCAGGGACATCCTCACCACTGGAGGCTCCCATTTAGGCATTGTGGGCAAAGCATTTGCAGCAGCCAGTCAGGCTGATGGGACTCTGTACACTATGGCAGTCCTGCAGGCCTACCAGGCAGACCTGCTCAATGACCTGGACCAGGGTGAGAGTTTATCCTCTGGGGTGGTCTCCGAACTGTGTATAGTCACAGATTTGGCTCTTTGTGTCACCAAGCAGGCAGCCCGCTCCATTGGTCGGTCTATAGTGGCAATGGACAGGCACCCGTGGCTTAATCTGTCGGACATCAAGGAGTGTGATAAAACCATCGTCCTTCATGCCCCTGTCTCAGCCACTGGACTTTTTGGCACTGCTGTTAAGAAGGTGGTGGAAAAGTTTAGAGAGCCGAGAACACAGTAGGCTGCCATTAAGAAATATATCCCTCGCCGGGTCCAGGCTCCTCCTGAGTTCTCTGCTCCTTTGCCAGGAATGAGTTCTTGGAGAGAGGAGCAGTGTCCCCCTCCGAGTACTAGGGGCAGAGGCACTGTGCTGGAAAGAAGCCaccactgtaaaataaaatccaaattttacggaaaataactgattttttaacggtcattttcttttcttttaaattatactcaaaactctgtaaaattacaaacaacatatgtaaattaacaacttggctgttattttaagtattatgacattaatgaaaaattacagtaattcacatattttttacagaaaattttcttaaattacaaacaaatgtaaaattacagaaataatcagtaattaaacagtaacaaaacagttaaatgataaaacagtcAAATGAATGGCAGCCAAAAAACCCTgtagaattaaattaaaatatcctaatttaaataaactgaaaaacactgttattttacaggtatttcctgaattACTATGATCAAATACCTTCACTTTAAAAGAAATCGTTAAAAAACGGTCAATGACTGGCAGCAGCGGCTGCCAAACAAAGactataaaattaaagtaaaatatcctaatttaaataaagtgcaaaaaactttaacagaaattttctttaaatgttaaaaaaaacactgttattttacaggtatttcctgatttgattcaaatgactggcaacagcagaacattaaacactaacagatctctcaagatctcagcatcttcacttattacagactttatttcttttatacaaaggttcttattgagaattaacaaagatttagatgtcaatgttttattgaaaagaaagtttcaccgttatggaggtgagcgtttgctttagttgggctcttgacccttgacttttttatgttagtttttctctgactgctttaactgtgtgtttctgatgCATGTTTATTATGgcaaaaaatacaggaaaaactCTGATCAGATGATTTTAGCTATTGATGACATAGTTATCATGAAGTGGCCTGATTCACTGCTATCACATAGTGTCAAATTTCTGAGTGTTTTAACTGTTAATTTCATATGATTTACTAACTTTGTGATGTTGTGAAACCATTATGATAACCTAGCATTCTTATTTTTAAGTTATGCagaaaaagccttttttttttgagcacagAGACATCaataatcagcatatgaatctcaacaatggtgacaatcaattaagcttttttgtgactttagtagcttgttttgtgacgttcagagttgatctgatttattttttttttggtcaccattgttgagattcatacgctgatttttgatgtctgtgtgagtctgcatgaccttgacaaaatgttttCTATCTCATCATCTAAAAAATGACCAACATTATCTGTTTTGAGTTTCtcttgcttttttcttttttgctttaaCAAATGTGTATCAGAAACACTAGTGTTAAagagtcaagggtcaagagcccaactaaaggaaGCACTAACCACCAGCACAATGACttcaaattttattattttcaataaaacttcagcatctaaacctctgttaatagACCAATTTGGTGTTTGCAAACAGccatgatgtttttttgtgggcggagcctaccAGGTTGCAGAAAACGACATCAGTAGCAGTCTATGAAAGCCacggaataaaagaataaaaagttaattttgagtttatatctcacaattctgacttttatttcttgcaaatctgagtttatatctcacatttcttagaaggaaaaacagaattgtgtgGCTAAGTTATAGGCTAAGTTTAAAAgttatctatgtaaaatgttataggtttaaatattatttcttgcTGTAACtgctgtatgtatgtatgtatgtcctctatgaactgcatatgtgaatattatgtagacttactgtttacatcaaattcctGCTTTAAAGTAGACTAAtcattgcaggtttcatcagtccagtctgtgaCTTGCAACATAAACGTCACAGTTTAGCTTCAAAGGACGTCTTCAACGAAggtattctataaaaaaatgaagtctatattttttgcattccgaTTCCGACATCCAGAGGCACAACAAAaatttttctcttattctctggattttgcacattttcctcCACTTGCTACCGCTATTTTTCTGCAACCACTATGCGCACACAGCTGCAAGTGACTTAACTGTGACGTCTGCTCCAAATGGGTCTATTATCAACAGGAACTTTagtataaaagaaataaagtctggattgtaataagtgaagatgctgagatctagagagatctgttagtgtttcatGTTCTGTATCGTCTGctttgtgggtcaccattgtgctggagagtagagcctgtgcttcagtccaggaTGAGCCAGAAAATATTGGTGTTATGCTGCTTGTTGCTTTATTTCAGAGGCGGTATCATATCGCTCatatgttcattcattcatgtgtgCTCTTTCTGATTAAATACAAGAGATTCACATTTTACAGTCACTGTGTTCTGTTAGTAGCAATTTAGGATATATGTgtaaaacaacagtgttttctgtaaaaaaaaaaaagtttaatgaaaatttctgttaaagttttttgcactttatttaaattagaatattttactttaattttaaggtttttgtttggcagccgtagctgacagtcattgaccatttttttacgattaatttttttacagtgtaggttatatctcagaattgtgactttatatcaggcaattgcgagtttatatctcagaattgtgactatatcaggtatttgcgagtttatatctcagaattgtgactttatatcaggcaattgtgagaaaaaaagtcagaattgtgagataaaactcacaattgcgagataaaaagtcagaattctgagataaaaaaatcgcaattactgtttttattttttatttagtggtggaaacgggcttccataagTATGTcatgaaatgaaatattataGGTTTTTATTACTGATTCCTACTGTGTTCCTAAATTTCAGAAGTCTAGTTCTGAAAAATGACCTTATAACTGAATTGAGAGCTAAATGCTTTGCTCATGAGAAGAGATTTTCCAATGTGGAAAATGTAAAGCCTGAGATcagattttgttcattttaaatggtggATGTTCTGTCCATGATCCAGCAATGAAGTGCAGTTGACATCCTCCTGACTTGGCTAAACATCTCTTGGTTGATGTGGTCTAGTGCGGAGCTCAGCTATCTAGTGGTTTGCTGCTATGACCAGATGACGTTGGTAGTTCCTTCTCTtcttaatatgctgattagtGAAACTAAATGATTCAAACTAAATAATATACCAAATTCAACATGTTATCTGGCTTTGTTgccatttttttaagttaaaaataagGATTGCTATGTTTGCAAGGACCACAATTAATCCCAAGATGCTTTGTAACATCTTCAAATGATTTCCCAGCTGAAAAAGGATGTTATAAGACTTTCAGCTTTTCACATACAAATACACAGCTCCAGAATTGTTGATCTGattgtttgccttttttttttttctaagatcCAACTTTGATTATCTGATTTCCTGTACAGCCAACAATGCATATTGAAGCCTAATGAGTAGATTGTAAATGAACATAGCCATTTTAGCAGATATTAATATTGtcttttgtgcattttttattattatttcagaaCATCATTGTTTTGTGTGATTTGAAGCAATATCCCTAACTTGATGGATAACATGTCTTTTCAACATGCAAGGTAACAACTCAACAGCAATGAGCAATTAATTGGTGTTCGGACTAATTGTGTTCATAGAGAACATCAGAGACATCATTTTTTGATGTCATATTTTCATGCTAGATCATTGCTGTTAGTGTTGTTCAGTGACTTGTGGTCACATTAAATCACCATGATTTTTGTATAGAGACAGATTTTTGGATTAACATAAATGGACAACAAGACTTGTGTTACAGTCTACACTCTGATGGAACCAAAAGGCTCCAAATCATATCGGCATCTATATTTCACATGCTTTTTGGTTCTTTATTCTTTGATACTGTTTGTGAACATTTGGCTCAGTGTGGTCATTATTTTGGAGAGAGCCCTTCATGAACCAATGTACATTTTTCTGTGCAATCTGTGTGTAAATTATTTGTATGGAGCAACAGGATTTTATCCTAAATTCCTGCATGACTTAATACTGGATTCATATGTGATTCCTTCTTTTATGTGCATGCTCCAAGCTTTTGTGATATACAGTTCAGCTATGTGTGAGTGTACTACATTAGCAGTGATGGCATATGACAGACATGTGGCCATATGCCGACCTTTAGACTATCactcaaagatgaacaaaaataCATGTGGCATGTTACTCTTATTCTGTTGGACTGTACCATTTATTTCTATGTTCATTGGAGTCATGTTGTTCAACAGGTTGGCAGTGTGTAAATATCATATTGACAAATTATACTGTGACAGCTGGTCAATGGTAAAGCTCTCATGTGAATCAGTGGTTATTAATAACATCATGGCACTAGTTgtcttattattttatatttgtcttACTGCTTTAATTATAGTGTCTTATATTAAACTTATTGTAGCATGTAAAGCATCATTAGAAAACAAAAGGAAATTTTGGCAGACATGTGTTCCACATATATTTTCATTGATAAATTGtagttttactgtgttttttgaCACAATGTGTAGCAGATATGGTTCAAGCAATGTCCCAGAGAACATGTATGTTGTTTTTAGCTTACTGATGATTATTGTGCCACCTCTATTCAATCCTTTAATCTATGTCTTAAAACTCAAAGAGGTTCGTAAAAGAAGTGTACAATCATGggtaaatataattaaataaagaatTATACTTTGTCCTGtttgctttattattatatcatgTCACCTCTCAATACATCATCAGTATCGGAAGTATTGATAATTTAGCCCAAAATATCTCAGATTTAGTataggtttgttttgtttgtaactTCTTTCCATTTATGCACTGTTAAACCTTGCTGTAAAAAAACGGCCAAATTCTGAAAGTAACAAaccatttttcattaaaacagtaatatactgtagaaAAATGGCAGTCGAACAATTTGAGGAAGTCGGTTTCTGCAAATGGAATGAGTTAACATGAGTTTTAATTTAGTGCATGGTATTTTTACAGTAACATACTGTAGATTACAGTAAATAACTGTACAATCAACAGTaaattattacagtattttactgtaaaaaaagcCTGCCAAGGTCTAACAGTGTGTGTACATTTCTTCCAGAAACATCCTTGGCCATTTTCATTTGTTCCTTCAGTATTGCTTCCACAAGACGTAGTACTGTAGTAGAGTGCTGCAAGGACTTGAGCATGATACCAGACAGAtgtcatagaaaaaaaaatcgtaatttTTCAATAATCAGTAATTTTTTTGGCAGGCCCCTATAGTGACTGAAGATGATACCATTAGTACGGGTACGTCTCAATCATCTCCCAAGCACACgaatcagtatatcgtgtaTACATCACCACTGTATTAACAGACAGAAACACATTGTTCAACTGTCTTTTAGGCTCATAcaaacatcaagaatcagcgtatgaacctcaacGATAGTAACAATCAATAAGAagcttttttgtgactttagtagcttgttttgtgatgttcagagttgatctgtttatctgaaaattttgtcaccattgttgaggttcatacgctgattctttATGTCTGTGTATCTTGATGGTATTATCTAAATAACTTATGCATAATGCCTCAAAagctttcaaaatattaaagcagGATAGGGTTTATGCAGTAATATTCTAGGGCTTCAATTATGTGAAAGTTATTAAACCCAAACAATGTCTTCAGAGATCAATGAATCTGGCTACCATAATGGTTATTAATCTGGCAGTGAACTAGGTCTGCACGACGTGTGCACCTCCTTTCAAAAAGGTGCTATTTT is a window encoding:
- the LOC127504135 gene encoding olfactory receptor 2A12-like, with the protein product MDNKTCVTVYTLMEPKGSKSYRHLYFTCFLVLYSLILFVNIWLSVVIILERALHEPMYIFLCNLCVNYLYGATGFYPKFLHDLILDSYVIPSFMCMLQAFVIYSSAMCECTTLAVMAYDRHVAICRPLDYHSKMNKNTCGMLLLFCWTVPFISMFIGVMLFNRLAVCKYHIDKLYCDSWSMVKLSCESVVINNIMALVVLLFYICLTALIIVSYIKLIVACKASLENKRKFWQTCVPHIFSLINCSFTVFFDTMCSRYGSSNVPENMYVVFSLLMIIVPPLFNPLIYVLKLKEVRKRSVQSWVNIIK